A stretch of the Dehalococcoidia bacterium genome encodes the following:
- the obgE gene encoding GTPase ObgE: protein MLDKVEIKVKAGDGGDGAVTFRREKFVPYGGPDGGDGGKGGDVTVKADECLTTLTFFHNKRLYKAENAGSGRRKKQHGKNGADLFLMVPTGTVVQTIDKLGEPVLLADLAEPGQQVVAARGGKGGLGNSHFASSTNQTPRLAEKGVPGEEKDILLELKLIADVGIIGFPNVGKSSLLSSATRANPKIADYAFTTLEPMLGMVETAEERFVLCEIPGLIEGAHLGRGLGHDFLRHAVRTRVLIHLLDGASPSPVDDMIAVNNELSLFDASLSRKAQILVINKVDRPDVKERVKELKKTFKSIGITPRFVSAASGEGVKELMDEVLSLLQKAPASEKPKEAEVPVLRPRGRQVNLRVEEEGGVFVVHSPELERLVAGSDVRDPEVKRQLGNRLNRPHIRHIMERAGLKPGDKIRIGDFEWIW, encoded by the coding sequence ATGCTTGATAAAGTGGAAATAAAGGTAAAAGCAGGTGATGGAGGAGACGGCGCGGTCACCTTTAGGCGCGAGAAGTTCGTGCCGTACGGGGGGCCGGACGGCGGGGACGGGGGTAAAGGCGGAGACGTAACTGTAAAAGCTGACGAGTGCCTTACCACACTCACCTTTTTTCATAACAAACGTTTATACAAAGCCGAGAATGCTGGCTCCGGTCGGCGCAAGAAGCAGCACGGCAAGAACGGTGCCGACCTGTTCTTAATGGTGCCCACCGGCACGGTGGTGCAGACCATAGACAAACTGGGCGAACCCGTTCTGCTAGCTGACCTAGCTGAGCCGGGACAGCAGGTGGTGGCGGCTAGAGGAGGGAAGGGTGGACTGGGAAACTCGCACTTCGCCTCGTCCACCAACCAGACGCCGCGCCTGGCTGAAAAGGGCGTGCCCGGCGAGGAAAAAGACATCTTGCTGGAGCTCAAGCTCATCGCCGACGTGGGCATCATCGGCTTTCCCAACGTGGGCAAGTCCTCGCTCCTGAGTTCCGCCACGCGGGCCAACCCCAAGATTGCCGACTACGCCTTTACCACTCTCGAACCCATGCTGGGAATGGTGGAGACGGCTGAAGAACGTTTCGTCCTCTGCGAAATACCCGGACTCATCGAGGGGGCGCATCTCGGCAGGGGGCTGGGGCACGACTTCCTGCGCCATGCCGTGCGCACGCGCGTGCTGATTCACTTGCTCGACGGGGCATCGCCTTCGCCCGTGGACGACATGATAGCCGTCAACAACGAACTCTCGCTTTTCGATGCCTCGCTCTCGCGGAAAGCGCAGATACTGGTCATCAATAAGGTGGACCGCCCCGACGTCAAAGAGCGCGTGAAAGAGCTCAAAAAGACCTTCAAGAGCATCGGAATAACGCCGCGTTTCGTATCGGCTGCTTCGGGTGAAGGCGTCAAAGAGCTCATGGATGAAGTTCTCTCCCTTCTGCAAAAGGCCCCGGCATCCGAAAAGCCCAAAGAGGCTGAGGTTCCGGTGTTGCGTCCCAGGGGCAGGCAGGTCAACCTCCGCGTCGAGGAGGAAGGCGGGGTGTTTGTCGTTCATTCGCCCGAGCTGGAAAGGCTGGTGGCCGGCAGTGACGTGCGCGACCCCGAAGTAAAACGCCAGCTGGGCAACCGCCTCAACCGGCCGCACATCCGTCATATCATGGAACGCGCCGGCCTGAAACCGGGCGATAAGATACGCATCGGCGATTTCGAATGGATATGGTAG
- a CDS encoding D-tyrosyl-tRNA(Tyr) deacylase translates to MKALLQRVSSAKVTIEGTEVGCIGPGLCVLVGVAAGDTEKDADYLVSKLAGLRIFADEAGKFNLSLLDVKGEMLLVSQFTLLADARHGRRPGFTDAAPPEIAEKLFNLFVEKARATGLKVATGRFQAYMQVEIVNDGPVTIMLDSRSNNFAS, encoded by the coding sequence TTGAAGGCACTGCTTCAGCGTGTCTCCTCGGCAAAGGTCACTATCGAGGGGACGGAGGTCGGGTGCATCGGCCCCGGTCTCTGCGTGCTGGTGGGCGTGGCGGCTGGCGACACGGAAAAAGACGCGGACTACCTCGTCTCCAAGCTGGCCGGGCTGCGCATCTTTGCCGATGAGGCCGGCAAGTTTAACCTCTCACTGCTGGATGTTAAGGGCGAGATGCTGCTCGTCAGCCAGTTCACCCTGCTGGCGGACGCCCGCCACGGACGGCGCCCCGGCTTTACCGATGCCGCCCCGCCGGAGATAGCTGAAAAGCTGTTCAACCTCTTTGTGGAAAAAGCGAGAGCGACGGGGCTTAAAGTGGCAACGGGACGATTTCAGGCGTATATGCAGGTGGAGATAGTCAACGACGGCCCGGTGACCATCATGCTGGACAGCCGGAGCAATAATTTTGCTTCATAA
- a CDS encoding bifunctional folylpolyglutamate synthase/dihydrofolate synthase, translating into MDKYQSVLDFLYSFVDYETSHQPRSPLNYDLRRMDELLARLGNPHLKARTVHIAGTKGKGSTAAMVASVLTASGYHAGLYTSPHLVDIRERMRVDGRLISRSEFVKLAGRLKPEVEAVNARASYGRLTTFELLTALGFMYFADKRVDFQVVEVGLGGRLDATNVVKPEVCAITTLGLDHTDVLGDTLAKIATEKAGIIKPGVPVVSARQEAEAAEVIEEFCRRNDARRILVGRDIAYSSRGEEDGVQSLEIKGRLGTYEAALPLRGRFQQENAAVAVGVLEVLAERGFSVTQKSIVKGLQKVRWPGRFQVIRRRPAVVIDGAHNPQAARELRLAIEAFLAGRAPGRRILVIGMSSDKDCQTVASELAPLFDTVIVTRSRHPRALAVDILSSEFIKYGCDVETADSVAAAMRRAVELAKNNGFACATGSLFIVGEALEWADKPGY; encoded by the coding sequence ATGGATAAATATCAATCAGTCCTCGATTTTCTTTACAGTTTCGTCGATTACGAAACCTCCCACCAGCCGCGCTCGCCGCTGAACTACGACCTGCGGCGCATGGACGAGCTGCTGGCGAGGCTTGGCAATCCTCATCTCAAGGCTAGGACCGTCCATATTGCCGGGACTAAGGGCAAGGGCAGCACTGCGGCCATGGTCGCCTCCGTTCTCACCGCATCGGGCTACCACGCCGGCCTCTATACCTCTCCGCATCTGGTTGACATAAGAGAACGCATGCGCGTGGACGGACGTCTCATTTCCAGGTCTGAATTTGTCAAACTCGCCGGGAGACTGAAACCCGAAGTCGAGGCCGTCAACGCCAGAGCCAGCTACGGCAGGCTCACCACCTTCGAGCTACTCACGGCGCTGGGTTTCATGTATTTCGCCGACAAGCGGGTTGATTTCCAGGTGGTGGAGGTGGGGCTGGGCGGCAGGCTCGATGCGACGAATGTCGTCAAACCCGAAGTCTGTGCCATTACCACTCTCGGCCTGGACCACACCGATGTTTTGGGCGACACGCTGGCCAAAATCGCAACCGAGAAGGCCGGCATTATCAAGCCGGGCGTTCCGGTGGTGAGCGCGCGTCAGGAGGCTGAAGCCGCGGAGGTAATAGAGGAGTTCTGCCGGCGCAACGATGCAAGACGCATACTTGTCGGTCGGGACATCGCTTACTCCAGCCGGGGTGAGGAAGACGGCGTCCAGTCGCTTGAGATAAAGGGCAGGCTCGGCACGTATGAAGCGGCTCTCCCCCTGCGCGGCCGCTTCCAGCAGGAAAACGCCGCCGTGGCGGTCGGAGTCCTTGAAGTGCTGGCTGAGAGAGGATTTAGCGTCACTCAGAAGAGTATCGTCAAAGGGCTGCAAAAAGTGCGCTGGCCCGGCCGTTTCCAGGTCATCCGCCGGCGTCCTGCGGTCGTTATCGACGGGGCTCACAACCCGCAGGCGGCGCGCGAACTCAGGCTGGCCATAGAAGCTTTCCTCGCCGGCAGGGCGCCCGGACGCCGGATACTGGTCATCGGCATGTCGTCGGATAAAGACTGCCAAACGGTCGCTTCAGAACTCGCTCCGCTTTTCGATACGGTTATTGTCACACGTTCACGCCATCCGCGCGCGCTGGCAGTCGATATTCTCTCGTCCGAGTTCATCAAGTATGGCTGCGATGTCGAAACGGCGGATTCAGTCGCGGCAGCCATGAGGCGGGCAGTTGAACTGGCGAAGAATAACGGCTTCGCCTGCGCCACCGGTTCGCTCTTTATCGTCGGTGAAGCGCTGGAGTGGGCCGACAAGCCGGGCTACTAG
- the gyrB gene encoding DNA topoisomerase (ATP-hydrolyzing) subunit B: MAKEESTNGKKAAAYSAADIQVLEGLEAVRKRPGMYIGSTDQRGLHHLVYEIAYNSVDEAMSGTCDRIAISIAEDNIVTVEDNGRGIPVEIHPTTGVSALQTVMTVLHAGGKFGGKAYQVSGGLHGVGASVVNALSEWMQVTVKRSGKKYVQEYKRGIPSGPVTTAGKAEGTGTITSFLADKTIFTEMEYDFDILADRIREMAYLNRALEISFDDKRHGKEQTYYFEGGITGFVRRLNRNKALINPHPIYMTKQADHTIVEAAIQYNDGYTDNTLSFANCVNTIDGGTHLTGFRSALTRVLNDYAHKNKFIKDDDPNLVGDDVREGLTAVISVKLPDPQFEGQTKGKLGNIEVKSMVESIVGDELALYLEEHPDDGKKILDKCITASKAREAARKARDLVIRKGALDTGTLPGKLADCSEKDPTLCELYLVEGDSAGGSAKQGRNRRFQAILPLRGKILNVEKASPDRMLAHEEIRALITALGTSIDAEFDLGRLRYHRIVLMTDADVDGAHIRTLLLTFFFRHMVELINQGHLYIAQPPLYRIHAGKEEHWLYSDQEKDAMLATMKGGGKKTEVQRYKGLGEMSAEQLWETTMNPTTRTLLQVNVEDAAKADGIFSMLMGDEVLPRKNFIQAHATSVKNLDI; the protein is encoded by the coding sequence ATGGCTAAAGAAGAATCCACCAACGGTAAAAAAGCTGCCGCCTATTCCGCAGCAGATATACAGGTTCTGGAGGGGCTGGAGGCCGTGCGCAAGCGCCCCGGCATGTATATCGGCTCGACCGACCAGCGCGGCCTGCACCACCTGGTGTATGAAATCGCCTATAACTCCGTGGACGAGGCCATGTCCGGCACCTGCGACCGCATCGCCATCTCCATTGCCGAGGATAACATAGTCACCGTGGAGGACAACGGGCGCGGCATCCCCGTGGAGATACACCCCACCACCGGCGTATCCGCTCTCCAGACCGTAATGACTGTGCTCCACGCCGGAGGCAAGTTCGGCGGCAAGGCCTATCAGGTCTCCGGCGGGCTGCACGGCGTAGGCGCTTCCGTGGTGAACGCCCTCTCCGAATGGATGCAGGTGACCGTCAAGCGCAGCGGCAAAAAATATGTGCAGGAGTACAAGCGCGGCATACCCAGCGGGCCAGTCACAACAGCCGGCAAGGCCGAGGGCACCGGCACTATCACCAGCTTTCTGGCCGATAAAACCATCTTCACCGAGATGGAGTACGATTTCGACATACTGGCCGACCGCATCCGCGAGATGGCCTATCTCAACCGCGCGCTCGAGATTTCTTTCGACGACAAACGTCACGGCAAAGAGCAGACCTATTACTTCGAGGGCGGCATCACCGGCTTCGTCAGGCGCCTCAACCGCAACAAGGCCCTCATCAACCCCCACCCCATCTATATGACCAAACAGGCCGACCACACCATCGTGGAGGCGGCCATACAGTACAACGACGGCTATACCGATAACACCCTCAGCTTCGCCAACTGTGTCAACACCATTGACGGCGGCACGCACCTCACCGGCTTTCGCTCGGCCCTCACGCGCGTGCTGAACGACTACGCCCACAAAAACAAGTTTATCAAGGACGACGACCCCAACCTGGTGGGCGACGACGTGCGCGAAGGCCTGACGGCCGTTATCAGCGTCAAGCTGCCCGACCCTCAGTTCGAAGGCCAGACCAAGGGCAAGCTGGGCAACATCGAAGTCAAAAGCATGGTGGAGAGCATTGTCGGCGACGAGCTGGCGCTCTACCTGGAAGAGCACCCCGACGACGGCAAGAAGATACTCGACAAGTGCATCACCGCCTCCAAGGCGCGCGAGGCGGCCCGCAAGGCGCGCGACCTGGTCATCCGCAAGGGCGCGCTGGACACCGGCACGCTGCCCGGCAAGCTGGCCGACTGCTCCGAGAAAGACCCCACCCTGTGCGAGCTGTACCTGGTGGAGGGCGACTCCGCCGGGGGCTCGGCCAAGCAGGGGCGCAACCGCCGCTTCCAGGCCATCCTGCCGCTGCGCGGCAAGATTTTGAATGTGGAAAAGGCCTCGCCCGACCGCATGCTGGCGCACGAGGAAATCCGCGCCCTCATCACGGCGCTGGGCACCAGCATCGACGCCGAGTTCGACCTGGGCCGGCTGCGCTATCACCGCATCGTGCTGATGACCGATGCCGACGTGGACGGCGCGCATATCCGCACGCTGCTGCTGACCTTCTTCTTCCGCCACATGGTGGAGCTCATCAACCAGGGGCATCTTTACATCGCCCAGCCGCCCCTCTACCGCATCCATGCCGGCAAAGAGGAGCACTGGCTATATTCCGACCAGGAAAAAGACGCCATGCTGGCCACCATGAAAGGCGGCGGCAAGAAGACCGAGGTGCAGCGCTACAAGGGTCTGGGCGAAATGAGCGCCGAACAGCTCTGGGAGACCACCATGAACCCCACCACGCGCACGCTGCTGCAGGTGAACGTGGAGGACGCCGCCAAAGCGGACGGCATCTTCAGCATGCTCATGGGCGACGAGGTGCTGCCGCGCAAGAACTTCATACAGGCGCACGCCACCAGCGTCAAGAACCTGGATATTTAA
- a CDS encoding histidine--tRNA ligase, translating to MFQSPRGTQDILPAEQPYWRYIQQAAEVTASLYGYERIDTPVFEEAGLFVRTVGEGTDIVEKEMYTFTDLGGGQMTLRPEGTAPVCRAYIEHGMASLPQPVKLFYQAPIFRYERPQAGRFRQHHQFGFEAIGDGDATLDAELIDLAWRFFQTLGLKSLTLQINSIGCPACRPAYLAKLKEYYAAHQEALCGDCKVRLDKNTLRLLDCKKPTCQPLAQQAPRSIDNLCPECAAHFEQLKRNLSTLKLPFEINSSMVRGLDYYTRTVFEIQPEEERGQSTIAGGGRYDGLIEELGGKPTPGVGFATGIERIILNLKKQNVAVPGAFKPSVFVVWLGDEAREAAVKLIGDLRQADISAVTSYSPRSMKAQLRQADGAGCHFAAIIGEEELAQGSVTLRDMRTAQQEPVAVNKLMEKLTAH from the coding sequence GTGTTTCAGTCACCGCGCGGCACCCAGGACATACTGCCAGCCGAGCAACCCTACTGGCGCTACATCCAGCAAGCGGCTGAGGTTACCGCCAGTCTCTACGGCTACGAGCGCATCGACACGCCCGTTTTCGAGGAAGCCGGGCTTTTCGTGCGCACGGTTGGCGAGGGAACGGACATTGTCGAGAAGGAGATGTACACTTTCACCGACCTGGGCGGCGGCCAGATGACGCTGCGCCCCGAAGGGACTGCGCCCGTCTGCCGCGCCTATATCGAGCACGGCATGGCCTCACTCCCTCAGCCGGTCAAGCTCTTTTACCAAGCGCCCATATTCAGGTACGAGCGTCCCCAGGCGGGGCGCTTCCGCCAGCACCATCAGTTCGGCTTCGAGGCCATCGGCGACGGCGATGCAACGCTCGACGCAGAACTGATAGATTTGGCATGGCGTTTTTTCCAGACGCTCGGTCTTAAAAGCCTTACCCTCCAGATAAACAGCATCGGATGCCCCGCATGCCGCCCGGCCTACCTCGCCAAACTTAAAGAGTATTACGCGGCGCACCAGGAGGCGCTCTGCGGCGACTGCAAGGTCAGGCTCGATAAAAATACTCTTCGACTCCTCGACTGCAAAAAACCCACCTGCCAGCCCCTTGCACAACAGGCTCCGCGCAGCATCGATAACCTGTGCCCGGAGTGCGCGGCGCATTTCGAGCAGCTCAAGCGCAACCTTTCGACCCTCAAACTGCCCTTCGAGATAAATTCCAGCATGGTGCGCGGGCTGGACTATTACACCAGGACGGTCTTCGAGATACAGCCTGAGGAAGAGCGTGGCCAGAGTACCATCGCCGGCGGCGGGCGTTACGACGGTCTAATCGAAGAGCTGGGCGGCAAGCCCACGCCAGGGGTGGGTTTCGCCACGGGCATCGAGCGCATCATCCTCAACCTTAAGAAGCAGAACGTGGCCGTCCCTGGGGCCTTCAAACCCTCGGTCTTTGTCGTGTGGCTGGGGGATGAAGCCAGGGAAGCCGCGGTCAAACTCATCGGCGACCTGCGGCAGGCGGACATCAGCGCAGTAACGTCCTATAGCCCCCGCAGCATGAAAGCCCAGCTACGTCAGGCGGACGGGGCAGGCTGCCATTTCGCCGCCATCATCGGTGAGGAAGAGCTGGCGCAGGGGTCCGTCACGCTGCGGGATATGCGCACCGCCCAGCAGGAGCCGGTGGCTGTGAATAAACTCATGGAGAAGCTGACGGCTCACTAG
- a CDS encoding transcriptional repressor gives MTHVKDIASRLAQKGYRMTPQRLMILEAIEGASGHISAEEIYRDIRRRYPGLNISTVYRTLELLKEMGMVTETDMGDGRVRFHSAGHEHHHHLVCSKCGKVIDLDEETLSPLTVALSEKYGFRADLKHLAIFGRCKGCD, from the coding sequence ATGACCCATGTGAAGGATATTGCCTCCCGCCTCGCGCAGAAAGGCTACCGCATGACGCCCCAGCGGCTGATGATACTGGAGGCCATCGAGGGAGCCAGCGGCCATATCAGCGCCGAGGAAATCTACCGGGACATACGCCGGCGCTACCCCGGCCTCAACATCTCCACCGTCTACCGCACGCTCGAACTGCTCAAAGAGATGGGCATGGTGACCGAGACCGATATGGGCGACGGGCGGGTGCGTTTCCACAGCGCCGGCCACGAGCATCATCACCATCTGGTTTGCTCGAAATGCGGCAAAGTCATCGACCTGGATGAGGAGACGCTGTCGCCTCTCACCGTTGCCTTGTCTGAGAAGTATGGCTTCCGCGCCGACCTGAAACACCTGGCTATCTTTGGACGCTGCAAGGGCTGCGACTGA
- a CDS encoding nicotinate-nucleotide adenylyltransferase, producing MNIAVLGGTFDPPHNGHLAVAAVVSQRLAPAEIVFMPAGLPWMKEDHRISPAGDRLEMARLAIQGNASYKLSTAETERSGPTYTVDTIRELKAQVSAQDELYFILGWDKLEELPRWHKPAELIALCKLAAVSRIGFPVPNLSALDKILPGLSRRVILLDKPEVDITSSVVRERVSLGLPISHLVPPAVEAYIKEKGLYKTSSPPKGEE from the coding sequence GTGAACATAGCTGTGCTGGGCGGCACCTTCGACCCTCCCCACAACGGACACCTGGCGGTGGCCGCCGTGGTAAGCCAGAGGCTGGCCCCGGCAGAGATTGTTTTTATGCCTGCTGGCCTGCCCTGGATGAAAGAGGACCACCGCATAAGTCCGGCCGGAGACCGGCTGGAAATGGCGCGCCTGGCCATCCAGGGCAACGCCAGCTACAAGCTCTCCACCGCCGAAACAGAGCGCTCCGGCCCGACCTATACCGTTGACACCATCCGCGAGTTGAAAGCTCAGGTTTCAGCCCAGGACGAGCTTTACTTCATCCTCGGCTGGGACAAGCTGGAAGAACTGCCGCGCTGGCACAAACCGGCGGAGCTCATCGCGCTGTGCAAGCTGGCGGCTGTGTCGCGCATCGGTTTCCCTGTTCCCAACCTCTCCGCCCTCGACAAGATATTGCCCGGCCTCTCCAGGCGCGTTATCCTCCTGGACAAACCTGAGGTGGACATCACATCCTCGGTTGTCCGGGAGCGCGTCAGCCTCGGGCTGCCCATCAGCCACCTGGTGCCGCCGGCGGTCGAGGCTTACATAAAAGAAAAAGGCCTCTACAAAACTTCCTCTCCCCCAAAGGGAGAGGAGTGA